One genomic region from Streptomyces venezuelae encodes:
- a CDS encoding transposase has protein sequence MSGVITASEPSWIAPFSGLSPRAFGKLVTVLRREGADVVRRGRPWSLSLEDRTLLVTAYWRTNLTMRQLALLFGVSKSAADRIIDHLGPMLALQPRKRFAKDTVLIVDGTLVPTRDHAIAERSKNYRYSTNHQVVIDADTRLVVVVGRPLAGNRNDCKAWEESGAKAAVGKTLTIADGGYPGTGLVIPHRRQRGQAELPDWKEEHNKFHKQVRARVEHVFARMKTWKILRDCRLKGDGVHYAMLGIARMHNLALAR, from the coding sequence GTGTCTGGTGTGATCACGGCCTCAGAGCCGTCCTGGATAGCCCCGTTTTCCGGGCTGAGCCCGCGTGCCTTCGGGAAGCTGGTGACGGTGCTGCGGCGCGAGGGTGCGGACGTGGTCCGCAGGGGCCGACCCTGGAGCCTGTCTCTGGAGGACAGGACCCTGCTGGTCACGGCCTACTGGCGCACGAACCTGACCATGCGCCAGCTCGCACTGTTGTTTGGGGTGTCGAAGTCGGCGGCGGACCGGATCATCGACCACCTCGGGCCAATGCTTGCCCTCCAGCCCCGCAAACGGTTCGCGAAGGACACCGTGCTCATCGTGGACGGCACTCTGGTCCCCACCCGCGACCACGCCATCGCTGAGCGGTCGAAGAACTACCGGTACTCCACCAACCACCAGGTCGTCATCGACGCCGACACCCGCCTGGTCGTCGTGGTCGGGCGGCCACTGGCCGGCAATCGCAACGACTGCAAAGCGTGGGAGGAGTCCGGCGCCAAGGCCGCTGTCGGCAAGACCCTCACGATCGCCGACGGCGGCTACCCGGGCACCGGACTCGTCATCCCGCACCGCCGGCAGCGCGGCCAGGCCGAACTCCCGGACTGGAAAGAGGAACACAACAAGTTCCACAAGCAGGTCCGAGCCCGTGTCGAGCACGTCTTCGCCCGGATGAAGACCTGGAAGATCCTCCGCGACTGCCGCCTCAAGGGCGACGGGGTCCACTACGCCATGCTCGGCATCGCTCGGATGCACAACCTCGCCCTCGCCAGGTAG